From the Choloepus didactylus isolate mChoDid1 chromosome 20, mChoDid1.pri, whole genome shotgun sequence genome, one window contains:
- the OST4 gene encoding dolichyl-diphosphooligosaccharide--protein glycosyltransferase subunit 4: MITDVQLAIFANMLGVSLFLLVVLYHYVAVNNPKKQD; encoded by the coding sequence ATGATCACGGACGTGCAGCTCGCCATCTTCGCCAACATGCTGGGCGTGTCGCTCTTCTTGCTTGTGGTTCTTTATCACTACGTGGCAGTCAACAATCCCAAGAAGCAGGACTGA